TTCCCGTGAATTCCTTTTGAAGTCGAGTATTGAAAATTGACTGGAGAGTTGTGGATTACTTTGTATATGTCATAACAAGCCATGGCACTCTCAGCAAAACCACTTAATATTAACTTTAGTTTGCCTGAATAAGTAGCTATATCTCCGATTGCATATATCCTATCTCTACTGGTTTTTAAGGTAGTCGGATCAACAACTATGCGGCTATGTTCTAACTCTATACCCCAATTGTTTATTGGACCAAGATTCATTGACAATCCAAAAAATGGCAGCAAAAAATCAGCGGATATTTCTTTTTCTTCCTTAGAGGCAATGTTTTTTACTATCACTGCGCTCAACTGCCCATTACCTCCTGCTAGTTCGTGTAATTGATATGGCACTACCAGTTCTATCTTTCCATCATTTTCAAGTGATTCTAATTTATTTCTAGTTTCAGGAGTGCAGCGAAATTCCTTTCTTCTATGTATCACATAAATTTTCTTTGCAACTTTAGAAAGTTCTACAGTCCAATCAGCTGCAGAATCACCCCCCCCTGCAATGACTATAGTTTTGTCCTGAAAATCAGAAATTTTATTTACACTGTAAAATACAGATTTATTTTCATATTCTAATATACCACTTAAGGGTGGACGGTTAGGTTCAAACATTCCGTTACCTGCAGCAACAATAACAGCCTTACATTTTACCTCTGTGCCTGTATTAGTTATGATAATAAAGCTTTGATCGCAGTTATTCGAAATCTTTTCTACTTTTTGACTTAAATGGTAAATAGGCTTAAATGGCGAAGCTTGCTCCATTAGCTGCTCAATTAATTTTTGGGCAGTAATTACAGGATAACCAGGTATATCGTATATTGGCTTTTCTGGGTAAAGAGCAGTGCATTGTCCTCCTGCTTGATCCAAAACATCTATTATATGACATCCCATATCAAGCATTCCCGCTTGAAAAGCAGTGAATATTCCAACAGGCCCTGCACCTATTATTACTATATCGGTTTTCATATTCAGATGGTAATCTATTTATAGATATTAGCTTTCTTCGCTAATAAGGTCAATTTACAAAGGGATGTATTTTTAAAAATGTGGCTAGATCAGATAAGATTTCCAGCGTTACGAACCACATAGTCCAAATAAGCTCTAAAAATCAGCTAACATAGTGGGATGCTAAAAGTAGCGTGCGGACGGAATGGGATTCGAACCCATGGTACGCTCATCACGTACGTCAGTTTTCAAGACTGGTGCCTTAAACCGCTCGGCCATCCGTCCATTTCTTTTCTATCACAACATTTGATTTTAAGCAATCTATAAAAGCTTTACTTGCCCACGCAGAAGTTGCTAAATATACTGTCCAATATTTCCTCAACATCAATAATTCCAATCACCGCACCAAGTTCAAATGCAGCAAGCCTCAAATCTTCAGATATTAATTCAATTGGATTATCGATATTAAAACGTTGTAAATGTTCCAGTGCTTTCTGCATGTGACTCCTATGTCTTTGCCGAGTAATCACAGGAGTGTCTCTATCATGCCCAAATTTTTCCTCTGCCTTCTCTTTTATGAGAGAGATCAACTTGTTTGTACCCATTCCCTTTAGAATAGAAATGGGTAAAAGATCTATGCCATTAATTTTTATATTGTGATTATTGATAACATCGTCAGCTTTGCTCAGAACATAAATGGTGTCATTTTGGTCTGATGTCATGCAAGTAGCTGACACTGGAATCCAGCTTATCTCATCATGAACATTGTTTTCAGCACATGTTTCTAGAATCCATTGTCTATTGCATAATTTGCAAGTATTTTTATATCTGGATCCCAGTGTCACGCACTGGGATGACACCGTTTGTTGATTACAATATTTGCATAGTTGTGTGTCAACGACAGATGGTATATTGCCTGCGGCTTGATAGTTGACATCGTGTCGTTGTTCAAAAGGAAATAGTTCTATTCTTAAATCAGCTTCAAAAGACCTCTTTTTCGCTCGACTTATACCTTCTGATTCTATTGGATCTGAACTCTCACGAATTCCAGCAGTATCAGAGAGAATGATTGGGTATCCGCCAATGTCAATATGAGCTTCAAGTATATCTCTTGTTGTGCCTGCATATTCAGAAACAATAGCAATATCACGCTTGGCTAAGAAATTAAACAGAGTTGATTTACCGACATTTGGTTCACCAGTTATTACAATATGTAAACCCTCACGCAACCTTTCGCCCCGTCTATTATCATTTAAATGCTCTTGTATCAACTGCACGAGAGATTGCACTTCATTATTAATTTTTTCCAATTCACTTTTTTCTGCCCAAATGTCCTCTGGAAAGTCTATATATGCTTCGATTTTGGATTGTATCGTTATTAATCTTTGCCTCCAATTGCTGTATAGTCTCTCCAATTCTCCTGATATCTGCTTAATCGCTTGTTTAGCTTGCATTTTCGTCTCAGCATCAATTAAGTCTGCAATCCCTTCTATTTGCGTTAAGTCAAATTTACCATTTAGAAAAGCCCTAAGTGAGAATTCTCCTGGTCTGGCCATAACAAAAATTTTCGATAATTCCTCCGAGATGATTTTTATGACTGCCTTGCTTCCATGCACTTGTAACTCTATAACGTCCTCGCCAGTGAAACTGTTTGGAGCAGGGAAATAGATGATTATTCCATTATCTATCAATTGATTGGAATCATCATATAGATCAACTAAAGTAGCAAATCTTGGTTTAATTTCTTTCTTAATATGAAAATGATTTAAAGCTTTAAGCGCGTAGTTGCCTGAAATTCTAATTACTGCAACTCCTGACTTACCAAATACGGTCGATAAAGCGAAAATAGTTTCATTTGTGTTTGTCATTATTTATATAAACTACTTAGCAATATTACACTTAAGAAACCAAAATACCTAATTTGAAAATATTCAAAATTTTTATCTATCTTGCTAGTTTATATTTATGCAGTACTATCATACTAGTGAATGTATTATATAGAAAAGCTGTAAAAGTCACCCAGGTGAAAATATTTATTTTGAAAACTGATAATATGATTTATAATGACTGACACAAGTTTTAAATATTTTATGCTCAAGAAATTAGCTTGGTATTGGTCTTTTGTAGAGTTAATTAAAGGGTTTGCTATTACATTGAAATATATGTTCAAACCAAAGGTTACGTTGAGATATCCTATGGAGAAGGGTCCTCTAAGTCCAAGGTTTCGTGGTGAGCATGCGTTGCGTAGGTATTCAAACGGTGAAGAACGATGCATAGCTTGTAAATTATGCGAAGTTATCTGCCCTGCTCAAGCAATAGTGATTGAAGCAGAGGAAAGAGAAGACGGTAGTCGCCGTACCACGCGCTATGATATTGATATGACAAAATGCATATACTGCGGACTTTGCCAAGAGGCATGTCCAGTTGATGCAATTGTGGAGGGTCCTAACTTTGAATTTGCTACTGAAACAAGAGAGGAGCTAATGTACAATAAAGAAAAGTTATTGCATAATGGTGAAGTTTGGGAAGACGCAATTGCACTCAGGTTAAAAAAAGAATAGACCTTGTTATTAACTAGGTATGTCAACAATTAAAATTTCTTACAGCAAGTATGTAATAGATCTCTTGTACAACTGTGATTTAAGTGAAAGACTAACAGCCTACCTTTTGGCAGCACATGACGCTGGAATCTGGAAAAAAGGACCAGTGTCAAGCACACAATTGTGCGAACGTTTTAACCTGAATGTGCAGCAAATGGTGTCATCCAAGTAGCTGACACTGGGATGGCTTTGTTGCATAGCACCTTGTATTGGATAGATCAGGAAAAACTTATGTAGCCATTTCAAACTTAGGCACGCCTATTTCGATAAATTTATTCAGCAAATAACACTTGAGTAGCAGTTCCTTCCCACGATTAATTTCAGATTTGTTCCGAAAATTAAACCCGAATGTTTGTTTCAGTCGCGAGAAAAAACTTTCTACATAAGATCTTTTTCCGTAGTTTGTTTGCCTTTTCCACCTCTTCATTCCATCTTCGCTGTATGACTTTATTAGTCTAATTGCAGCATTTCTCTCTGCCATACTTTGGATGCTCTGCTGCATCGTTTTTTGGAGGAATTTTTGTCTTTATGCCGCATTCATCATACAATTTATAGAGTTTATGTCTGTCATATGCTCTGTCTGCATATAGTGCTTTTATGGCATGAACTTCTTTAAGCAAATCGCAAGCTCCATAGTGATCAGACCGTTACTGTATTTTGCAGCTATGGCTTTTTTGCTGTTTATATTCAACATTACGTGTAGTTTCTTTACTTGTTCATAGCTGCGATACTTTCTATTTTCGCTATTTTCCTTGCTGTGGCCAGGTTATAAATGCTGATGCTTGTGCTATCTATGGCAATTTCGATATCTTCCATATTATTTTTATCAACTCTGCAATCATTGATCTTAATATTAAGTTTCTTTTGATGCTTGTGAATAGCTGCAAATTTTTTCCTATTTGTTCAATGTATCCCTCTAAAAATCCCACTCAAACCTATTCTGAATAGATGGGTTGTTATATGTATCAAAATCACCACTTTATCACTATAAATATAGTTGCCGCCCTGCATTTTTGGCCCAATTTCATACCAATTTTCGATAGCTTCATCGATGTAACGAAAAATATTTCCCCTTTTTTCAAGGAATTTGTTATATTCGTTTTGGTTACTGACTTTCATTTTCTGTGGCATATTTTTTCTTCAAAGGTTAAATGGCTATTTTATAATGAATTTTGTCAGTAGCCACCAGATTTTTTCAGTTGCTATGCAACAAAGCCCACTGGGATCCAGCTTCTGTATCAAAAACGTTTGTTTTAGCATAAAACAGCTACCTTTAGTCATCAGCTCAGTATGCTTACTTATAATCAAAAGCCTGGATTCCAGTGGGCTTTGTTGCATCGCTACCTATGAAAGGCTAACATAGTTAGGATTGTAAGCAACCTATAGAAAATCTTGTTTTTTTGCAATCAATCTGATCAAATTTAAGAATAGTAATTTGTTATTTGTATTAATAAATTTAATTCTATTGAAAATAGCTAAAGCATTGAAATTCTTGAATTTTAGCCAGATTAGTGAGTGGTAGTGAAATTTCTTTTACTCAAATTTAGGTATTTACTGACCGTTCTTGTTATAAATACCAGAATAATAAGCTACTGATATTCTCTATCTTTTTTATCTTTAATCCATCATAGCTAGCGATGCAACAAAGCCATTCCAGTGTCAAGCACTGGAATGACAAGAAGAGGCTACTTGGATGACACCCTTCCCTAGCGGAAATTGCTCTCAAACTACAACAGCGTGGATAGGATAGTAGCTATAGAAGCTTTAATGATACAAAAAAAAATAAACAGCTATTATTTTTTTCGTAATTAAGTAAAATAGAGTGAAAGATTAAGAGGAAGCTTTGAAAAATAAGATAAAAAAGATAGTAGTTTCAGGAAAGGAAGTGTGGCCAATCATCGAGGGTGGCAAAGGCATTGCAATCAGTGATGGAAGGTCAAGTGGAGCATTTGCTGCAGCAGATGCTGTGGGTACGTTTTCTGGTGCAAATGCTAAGCTTATTGATGATAATGGCGAGTTAGTGCCATTAATTTACAAAGGCAAAACAAGAAATGAAAAACACAGTGAATTGATAGAGTATAGTATTGAAGCTGGGATTAGTCAGGCAAGAATAGCAAATGAAATATCAAAAGGCCGTGGAAGAGTACATATGAATGTGCTTTGGGAGATGGGGGCAGCAGAACGCGTGCTTCATGGCATATTGGAAAGAGCAAAAGGCTTAGTTCATGGTATTACCTGCGGTGCTGGTATGCCTTATAGGCTTGGAGAAATTGCAGCTAAATATCAGGTTTATTATTACCCTATTATCTCATCGGTACGCGCTTTTAAAGCATTATGGAAACGTGCTTACCAAAAAATATCTTCTTATTGGCTAGGTGGAGTAGTTTATGAGGATCCATGGCTTGCTGGTGGTCACAATGGACTGAGTAACAGTGAAGACCCAGAGCTACCACAGGCTCCATTTAAAAGAGTTGCAGAGCTTAGATCTTTTATGAACGAGATCGGTCTTTCAGAAACACCAATTGTTATGGCAGGAGGAGTGTGGCATTTGAAAGATTGGGAGCATTGGTTTGATAATTTGCAAATTGGACCAATAGCTTTTCAGTTTGGCACTCGTCCACTTTTGACGAAAGAAAGCCCAATTTCTGCAGAGTGGAAAAAGAAGCTACTCACTTTAGAAGAAGGTGACGTATTTTTAAATAAATTCAGTCCAACAGGGTTTTACTCATCTGCAGTAGAAAATAACTTCATACGTGAGTTGCAGAAACGGAATTCACGTCAAGTAAAGTTTTCAGAAAATGCCAGCAAGGAATTCAATAGTGAATTTGCAATGGGTAGCAGAGGTAGGAAGATTTACCTTACTGCAAAAGACAAAGAACTGGCAAATACATGGACTAAAGCAGGGTACACAGAAGCAATGAAAACCCCAGATTCAACTGTTATTTTTGTGACGCCAGACAAATTTGCAGAGATAAGACAAGATCAAATCAATTGCATGGGATGTTTGAGCCATTGCCTGTTTAGCAATTGGAAAGATCATGGCGACCATTCAACAGGGCAAAAACCAGATCCACGGAGTTTTTGTATACAAAAGACACTGCAAAACATTATACATGACAGCGATATTGAAAATGAACTCATGTTTTCCGGACATAATGTATATAAATTCAAGCAAGATCCGTTTTATGAGAATGGCTATGTACCGACAGTAAAAGAACTGGTAGAAAGGATATTGACTGGGTATTGAGTCAGCAGTGGCCTGAAAAGTCCATTTTTCACTTTATAAAATGTTTATATTTTACCACCTACTGACCTTACCCAGAAGGTATGAATTAGGTATTGCTTGGTTGGAAGCAAGAGAAGATAATCACTTTTCAGAGTGGATAGGTGGCAGGTTGGCACTTTTTCTGAGTGTTCTTGTATAAAGTATATGAAAGAAGACCTCGTTACTCAGATTCTGCCACCGGTGAGGCTCACAAAATGTGATGACCTCGTATAGGAGTTTGGACCAACCAGTACTCTGATATATTGAAATGTGCAATTGGAGGAAAAATATGCGTCACATAGGCATTATACCAATAGTTTTACTGTTTGTTACTTGCAAGAAGGAAAATC
The window above is part of the Wolbachia endosymbiont (group A) of Bibio marci genome. Proteins encoded here:
- a CDS encoding NAD(P)/FAD-dependent oxidoreductase translates to MKTDIVIIGAGPVGIFTAFQAGMLDMGCHIIDVLDQAGGQCTALYPEKPIYDIPGYPVITAQKLIEQLMEQASPFKPIYHLSQKVEKISNNCDQSFIIITNTGTEVKCKAVIVAAGNGMFEPNRPPLSGILEYENKSVFYSVNKISDFQDKTIVIAGGGDSAADWTVELSKVAKKIYVIHRRKEFRCTPETRNKLESLENDGKIELVVPYQLHELAGGNGQLSAVIVKNIASKEEKEISADFLLPFFGLSMNLGPINNWGIELEHSRIVVDPTTLKTSRDRIYAIGDIATYSGKLKLILSGFAESAMACYDIYKVIHNSPVNFQYSTSKGIHGKEKLA
- the nuoI gene encoding NADH-quinone oxidoreductase subunit NuoI, translated to MLKKLAWYWSFVELIKGFAITLKYMFKPKVTLRYPMEKGPLSPRFRGEHALRRYSNGEERCIACKLCEVICPAQAIVIEAEEREDGSRRTTRYDIDMTKCIYCGLCQEACPVDAIVEGPNFEFATETREELMYNKEKLLHNGEVWEDAIALRLKKE
- the mnmE gene encoding tRNA uridine-5-carboxymethylaminomethyl(34) synthesis GTPase MnmE, producing MTNTNETIFALSTVFGKSGVAVIRISGNYALKALNHFHIKKEIKPRFATLVDLYDDSNQLIDNGIIIYFPAPNSFTGEDVIELQVHGSKAVIKIISEELSKIFVMARPGEFSLRAFLNGKFDLTQIEGIADLIDAETKMQAKQAIKQISGELERLYSNWRQRLITIQSKIEAYIDFPEDIWAEKSELEKINNEVQSLVQLIQEHLNDNRRGERLREGLHIVITGEPNVGKSTLFNFLAKRDIAIVSEYAGTTRDILEAHIDIGGYPIILSDTAGIRESSDPIESEGISRAKKRSFEADLRIELFPFEQRHDVNYQAAGNIPSVVDTQLCKYCNQQTVSSQCVTLGSRYKNTCKLCNRQWILETCAENNVHDEISWIPVSATCMTSDQNDTIYVLSKADDVINNHNIKINGIDLLPISILKGMGTNKLISLIKEKAEEKFGHDRDTPVITRQRHRSHMQKALEHLQRFNIDNPIELISEDLRLAAFELGAVIGIIDVEEILDSIFSNFCVGK
- a CDS encoding NAD(P)H-dependent flavin oxidoreductase, with translation MKNKIKKIVVSGKEVWPIIEGGKGIAISDGRSSGAFAAADAVGTFSGANAKLIDDNGELVPLIYKGKTRNEKHSELIEYSIEAGISQARIANEISKGRGRVHMNVLWEMGAAERVLHGILERAKGLVHGITCGAGMPYRLGEIAAKYQVYYYPIISSVRAFKALWKRAYQKISSYWLGGVVYEDPWLAGGHNGLSNSEDPELPQAPFKRVAELRSFMNEIGLSETPIVMAGGVWHLKDWEHWFDNLQIGPIAFQFGTRPLLTKESPISAEWKKKLLTLEEGDVFLNKFSPTGFYSSAVENNFIRELQKRNSRQVKFSENASKEFNSEFAMGSRGRKIYLTAKDKELANTWTKAGYTEAMKTPDSTVIFVTPDKFAEIRQDQINCMGCLSHCLFSNWKDHGDHSTGQKPDPRSFCIQKTLQNIIHDSDIENELMFSGHNVYKFKQDPFYENGYVPTVKELVERILTGY